In Bacillus sp. BGMRC 2118, a genomic segment contains:
- a CDS encoding GNAT family N-acetyltransferase translates to MLTYRKATINDIEQMIELRKIQLIDEGLQPTDIDKELYDFFSESLSEGRLIQYLVEDGGKIVASGAVMFYDFPPSFSNPTGKKAYFANMYTDDQYRGKGIATNLLTRLVEEVRLMGVSKIWLAASEMGRPVYKKFGFTETNEYLELNLTT, encoded by the coding sequence GTGTTAACATACCGCAAAGCGACGATAAACGATATTGAACAAATGATAGAGCTGAGGAAAATTCAGTTAATTGATGAAGGCTTACAACCAACGGATATAGACAAGGAGCTTTACGACTTCTTTAGCGAAAGTCTTAGTGAAGGCAGGTTAATTCAATATCTTGTTGAAGATGGGGGAAAAATAGTCGCGTCAGGTGCAGTGATGTTTTATGATTTTCCGCCTAGCTTTTCGAATCCAACTGGGAAAAAGGCATATTTCGCAAATATGTATACAGATGATCAGTACCGCGGGAAAGGTATTGCGACAAACTTATTGACTAGGCTTGTGGAAGAAGTAAGATTGATGGGTGTTTCTAAAATATGGCTGGCTGCTTCCGAAATGGGCAGGCCAGTATATAAGAAGTTTGGATTTACAGAAACAAATGAATACTTAGAGTTGAATCTTACAACATAA